One Chitinophaga sp. H8 DNA window includes the following coding sequences:
- a CDS encoding tryptophan 2,3-dioxygenase family protein, with translation MVTPEIAEKIKRLEEKYSAMGQDLSSYLDGLLYADYLTYWDYIQLDVLLNLQHPRTPFPDENIFIIYHQITELYFKLSLQAIEQICHAPVLTADIFKTQIRRINNYFRNLVHSFEIMVDGMDKQQFLQFRMALLPASGFQSGQFRMVEICSTSLVNLVYEQQRQTINTADLKILLENIYWRSGATELATGKKTLTLRQFEMKYMPAFLELASRYKDCNMQQRYQQLPPAEQQEVLPLLKEYDLNINVRWPLMHYKSAVRYLHKKPEDIAATGGTNWQQYLPPKNKRIIFFPELWTAAELDNWGRLAMGE, from the coding sequence ATGGTTACACCTGAAATTGCCGAAAAGATAAAACGGCTGGAAGAAAAATATTCGGCGATGGGACAGGACCTGTCCTCATACCTGGATGGCCTGCTGTATGCAGATTATCTTACTTACTGGGATTATATCCAACTGGATGTTTTGCTTAACCTGCAGCACCCCCGTACGCCATTTCCTGATGAAAACATTTTCATCATTTATCATCAGATCACAGAACTGTATTTCAAACTGTCCCTGCAGGCTATTGAACAAATCTGCCATGCACCGGTATTAACGGCCGACATCTTCAAAACCCAGATCCGGCGCATTAATAACTACTTCCGCAACCTGGTACATTCTTTTGAAATCATGGTAGACGGTATGGATAAACAGCAATTCCTGCAATTCAGAATGGCATTGCTGCCCGCCAGCGGATTTCAGAGCGGACAATTCCGTATGGTGGAAATTTGCTCTACCAGCCTGGTCAACCTGGTATATGAACAACAACGCCAGACGATCAATACGGCCGACCTGAAAATATTACTGGAAAATATCTACTGGAGAAGTGGGGCCACGGAACTGGCTACCGGTAAGAAAACCCTTACCCTGCGCCAGTTTGAAATGAAATATATGCCCGCTTTCCTGGAACTGGCCTCCCGGTATAAAGACTGCAATATGCAGCAACGTTATCAGCAGTTGCCGCCAGCCGAACAACAGGAAGTACTGCCACTGCTGAAAGAATATGATCTTAACATCAACGTAAGGTGGCCACTGATGCATTACAAATCTGCTGTGCGCTACCTGCACAAAAAACCGGAAGATATCGCTGCTACCGGAGGTACCAACTGGCAACAGTACCTGCCTCCTAAAAACAAGCGCATCATCTTCTTCCCCGAATTATGGACAGCGGCAGAACTCGACAACTGGGGCAGGCTGGCAATGGGGGAATAG
- a CDS encoding Lrp/AsnC ligand binding domain-containing protein gives MSHNLNIDKLDLQIISEMMHNAEISYADLGKKLFVSGGTIHVRMKKLQELGIVKGTKLHVDLKMIGYDVIAFIGIYLEKSSMYDTVAKELRKIPEMVRLNYTTGSYSMFAEIICKDITQLRRILHDELQKIKGIERTETLISLEESFYRTINVVE, from the coding sequence ATGAGTCACAATTTGAATATTGACAAACTGGATTTACAGATAATCAGCGAAATGATGCATAATGCTGAAATCTCATATGCCGATCTTGGTAAGAAGCTCTTTGTTTCCGGTGGTACTATCCATGTAAGGATGAAGAAACTCCAGGAATTGGGTATAGTTAAAGGTACAAAATTACATGTGGATTTAAAAATGATTGGCTATGATGTAATTGCCTTTATTGGGATTTATCTCGAAAAAAGCTCCATGTATGACACCGTAGCTAAAGAATTAAGGAAAATACCGGAAATGGTACGCCTTAATTATACTACCGGCAGCTACAGCATGTTTGCTGAGATTATCTGTAAAGATATTACCCAGCTCAGACGTATCCTGCATGATGAATTGCAGAAAATCAAGGGTATTGAAAGAACCGAAACCCTGATTTCTCTGGAAGAGAGTTTCTATCGTACCATTAACGTGGTAGAATAA
- the trmB gene encoding tRNA (guanosine(46)-N7)-methyltransferase TrmB has product MGQNKLQRFAEIATFPNVLIYPEGMQGKWHHHFKNTHPVTLELACGKGDYTLGLARIFPDRNFIGVDLKGNRIWKGAKTALETPLPNVAFLRTQIDKLDNYFAAGEIEEIWITFPDPFLRNSKAKKRLTHPKFLQLYQPLLAKGATINLKTDSPELYAFTLEAIAASGCTLIENVPDVYALPEVPPLLQIQTFYEGMHLADRRTIRFIKFSLPSVPLDWRSIKLPSDEVTADRGD; this is encoded by the coding sequence ATGGGACAGAATAAATTACAACGTTTTGCAGAGATTGCCACTTTCCCCAATGTGCTTATATATCCGGAGGGGATGCAAGGCAAGTGGCACCATCATTTTAAAAACACACATCCTGTTACGCTGGAACTTGCTTGTGGAAAAGGAGATTATACCCTGGGGCTGGCGCGCATTTTTCCTGACAGGAACTTTATAGGGGTAGATCTGAAGGGCAACCGTATCTGGAAAGGAGCGAAGACAGCCCTGGAAACACCGCTTCCCAACGTGGCATTTTTACGGACCCAGATAGATAAGCTGGACAATTATTTTGCGGCCGGAGAGATTGAGGAAATATGGATTACTTTTCCGGACCCGTTTTTGCGTAATTCAAAAGCTAAGAAAAGATTAACGCATCCCAAATTCCTGCAGTTGTATCAGCCACTGCTGGCCAAGGGAGCTACGATCAATCTGAAAACGGATTCTCCGGAATTGTATGCATTTACCCTGGAAGCAATAGCTGCCAGCGGATGTACGTTAATAGAAAACGTTCCAGATGTGTATGCGTTGCCGGAAGTGCCTCCATTGTTGCAGATCCAGACCTTTTATGAAGGGATGCACCTGGCCGACAGACGTACCATTCGTTTTATCAAATTTTCACTGCCATCCGTGCCACTTGACTGGCGCAGCATAAAACTGCCTTCTGATGAAGTCACCGCTGATAGAGGGGATTGA
- a CDS encoding DUF5522 domain-containing protein yields MKSPLIEGIDFYYNGDGYMVFTEKYHLDRGHCCGNGCKHCPFEYEKVPAEKREKLLARRREEQQ; encoded by the coding sequence ATGAAGTCACCGCTGATAGAGGGGATTGATTTTTATTACAACGGTGATGGCTATATGGTATTTACCGAAAAATATCATCTTGACAGGGGGCATTGCTGTGGCAATGGCTGTAAACATTGTCCTTTTGAATATGAAAAAGTACCCGCAGAAAAAAGAGAAAAACTCCTTGCCAGGCGAAGAGAAGAACAGCAGTGA
- a CDS encoding MGMT family protein codes for MKKYPQKKEKNSLPGEEKNSSEAAKPASFFEVVYKLVRKVPKGRVTTYGAIAEAAGIRLSARMVGWAMNGAGRVRPAVPAHRVVNRNGMLSGKQHFATPTLMEELLAQEGIIVKNDKIENFKAVYWEPGSPKTKSKK; via the coding sequence ATGAAAAAGTACCCGCAGAAAAAAGAGAAAAACTCCTTGCCAGGCGAAGAGAAGAACAGCAGTGAGGCAGCAAAGCCCGCTTCTTTTTTTGAGGTAGTATACAAGCTGGTAAGAAAAGTACCCAAAGGGAGGGTCACCACTTATGGCGCCATAGCAGAAGCTGCCGGCATACGTCTGAGTGCCCGTATGGTAGGATGGGCCATGAATGGTGCAGGCAGGGTACGCCCCGCGGTACCTGCACACCGGGTGGTAAACCGTAATGGCATGCTGAGTGGTAAACAGCATTTTGCTACCCCCACCCTGATGGAGGAACTGCTGGCCCAGGAAGGCATTATTGTAAAGAATGATAAAATAGAAAATTTTAAAGCGGTATATTGGGAACCAGGAAGCCCCAAAACCAAAAGTAAAAAGTGA
- a CDS encoding IPExxxVDY family protein, with the protein MSILKLKLDQDQLVEDFFDSTHLIGIVSTARDYQVCWQINRHLFCDFRVNNSLEIRLTKSNRSFHFTVFEFLEPTNSVSHYLYNNHCQAEFLLPELKNIDYLWMVKGDYYQLQDVRKLIEQLRGVGVVQLVSLLDIREIKNKMNLIF; encoded by the coding sequence ATGTCTATTCTTAAATTAAAGCTAGACCAGGACCAGTTGGTGGAAGACTTTTTTGATTCCACCCATTTGATAGGTATTGTGTCTACTGCCAGGGATTACCAGGTATGCTGGCAAATAAACAGGCATTTGTTCTGCGACTTCCGCGTTAATAATTCATTGGAAATCAGACTTACTAAAAGTAACCGCTCCTTTCATTTTACCGTATTTGAATTTCTGGAGCCTACCAACTCCGTTTCTCATTATCTGTATAACAATCACTGCCAGGCCGAGTTTTTATTGCCAGAGCTAAAGAACATTGATTATTTGTGGATGGTCAAGGGTGATTATTACCAATTACAGGATGTGAGAAAATTAATCGAGCAATTACGGGGTGTGGGGGTTGTACAATTAGTATCTTTATTGGATATTAGAGAAATCAAGAATAAGATGAATCTTATTTTTTAG
- a CDS encoding 4a-hydroxytetrahydrobiopterin dehydratase — MQNNNMWTNENNQLHRSFQFKDFREAFAFMTRVALTAEKMDHHPYWTNVYNKVDIYLNTHDAGNIVTAKDHALAKAIDDLL, encoded by the coding sequence ATGCAAAATAATAATATGTGGACAAACGAAAACAATCAGCTTCACCGCTCTTTTCAGTTTAAAGATTTCAGGGAAGCATTTGCGTTTATGACCCGTGTAGCATTAACCGCTGAAAAAATGGATCATCATCCGTACTGGACCAATGTATACAATAAGGTAGATATTTATCTGAACACACACGATGCCGGCAATATAGTTACTGCAAAAGATCACGCATTGGCCAAAGCAATAGATGATTTGTTATAA
- a CDS encoding histidine kinase, giving the protein MKRICLMLLLCCYFIGTFAQIQAEDTLAIDLGAAPDKLDVRPYIYSLEDNGKQLTVAQLSQLAFTKNSQLFHQQKKSNSSTHNCWLKLHVKNTGNKDTSLIFFTGWHDYLYWYVQSGKDWQLLTQTGLILDNGGVERWERFGLPLTVPAGQTRTFLLHIINKSYNENALMPVLLNTPEYIKFRNEQLNHYRKEAIVIFVLLGMLLVFMSISIINYIQLPDRSYLYFAAYILGLIIFFALRLENKPYQISFFYRWPLFKYYWDIPALLFCFYLTYLLFGNAFLNLKERYPFMERAFTWVAITVAGLIAVCIFSIHQGQYQIPVIIYSYVYFGTLLPLLAVFVALARRSRHHPLVRFFLFGSLCLYLACFGSFLLHLGPLGLESALGELASPTMLLILGVLLQAMFFLAGLSYRNKLVHHERTRTQELLIKQLNKNKELQHKLNEQLEELVKEQTTEILRKKQELEEQRKIQLEIEYDKKLTEIELKAIRAQINPHFIFNCLNSIQLFVMQRDYEYAQKYLSDFSYLIRKTLDFSRRNFISLADEIMYLNTYLGLEKMRFENKMEYEIIVDPAIATAELEIPAMLLQPYVENAVKHGMTNPSQPIGQLHIKFNQVASDMLECIIEDNGIGIAQSKALRTLPKHHQSSGMEISFNRAELLNKMYNTGIHIEIIDKSGHNFTESGTIVKILIPQL; this is encoded by the coding sequence GTGAAGCGCATTTGCTTAATGCTGCTATTGTGCTGTTATTTCATAGGAACATTTGCTCAGATACAGGCGGAAGACACCCTGGCGATTGACCTGGGAGCTGCACCTGATAAGCTTGATGTAAGGCCCTATATATATAGCCTGGAAGATAACGGCAAACAGTTAACGGTAGCACAATTATCCCAACTTGCTTTTACAAAAAACAGCCAGTTGTTTCATCAGCAGAAAAAGAGTAACAGCAGTACCCATAACTGCTGGTTAAAGCTGCACGTAAAAAACACAGGGAATAAAGACACCAGCCTGATCTTCTTCACCGGCTGGCATGATTACCTTTACTGGTATGTACAATCAGGGAAGGATTGGCAACTATTAACGCAAACGGGGCTGATCCTCGATAATGGTGGTGTGGAAAGATGGGAACGTTTTGGTTTGCCTTTAACAGTGCCGGCCGGACAAACCCGCACCTTTCTCTTACATATCATTAATAAATCCTACAACGAAAATGCATTGATGCCAGTGCTGCTCAATACGCCTGAATATATAAAATTCCGTAACGAGCAGCTGAATCATTACCGTAAGGAAGCGATTGTCATCTTTGTATTGCTGGGGATGCTCCTGGTATTTATGAGCATTTCCATTATCAACTATATCCAGCTGCCGGACCGGTCTTATCTGTATTTTGCAGCATACATACTGGGCCTGATCATCTTTTTTGCATTACGGCTGGAAAACAAGCCTTACCAGATTTCTTTTTTTTACCGATGGCCGTTATTTAAATACTATTGGGATATTCCGGCACTGTTATTTTGTTTTTACCTCACCTATCTTCTTTTTGGTAATGCCTTTTTAAACCTGAAAGAGCGATACCCTTTCATGGAAAGGGCATTTACCTGGGTAGCCATTACCGTAGCGGGGCTTATTGCAGTATGTATTTTCAGTATACACCAGGGACAGTACCAGATACCCGTCATTATTTACAGCTATGTATACTTTGGCACCCTGCTGCCATTGCTCGCAGTATTTGTGGCACTGGCGCGACGTTCCCGCCATCACCCGCTGGTACGCTTTTTCCTCTTCGGTTCCCTTTGTCTGTACCTGGCCTGCTTCGGCTCTTTCTTATTGCATTTAGGGCCACTGGGTTTGGAAAGTGCGCTGGGCGAGCTGGCCTCTCCCACTATGTTACTGATATTAGGTGTACTACTGCAGGCCATGTTCTTTTTAGCTGGTCTTAGTTATCGTAATAAACTGGTACACCATGAAAGAACCAGGACACAGGAATTACTCATCAAACAGCTGAACAAAAACAAAGAGCTGCAACATAAGCTCAATGAACAACTGGAAGAGCTGGTGAAAGAACAAACCACTGAAATATTACGTAAGAAACAGGAGCTGGAAGAGCAACGCAAAATACAACTGGAGATTGAGTATGATAAAAAACTGACGGAAATTGAGCTAAAGGCGATCCGGGCACAGATTAACCCGCACTTCATTTTCAACTGCCTGAATTCTATTCAGCTGTTTGTGATGCAGCGGGATTATGAGTATGCACAGAAATATCTTTCTGACTTTTCCTATCTCATCCGCAAAACACTGGATTTTTCCCGGCGCAATTTTATTTCCCTTGCAGATGAGATCATGTATCTGAATACTTATCTGGGGCTGGAAAAGATGCGTTTTGAAAACAAGATGGAATATGAAATTATTGTAGATCCAGCCATTGCTACGGCAGAGCTGGAAATTCCTGCGATGCTGCTGCAGCCATATGTAGAAAATGCCGTAAAACATGGGATGACCAACCCCAGTCAGCCTATCGGCCAGTTACACATCAAATTCAACCAGGTAGCCTCTGATATGCTGGAATGTATCATTGAAGACAATGGGATAGGCATTGCACAATCCAAAGCCTTACGTACACTACCTAAACATCATCAGTCGTCCGGTATGGAAATCAGCTTTAACCGGGCAGAATTACTGAACAAAATGTACAATACAGGTATCCATATAGAAATTATAGACAAATCGGGCCATAACTTCACAGAAAGTGGTACTATTGTAAAGATTTTAATTCCACAGCTATAG
- a CDS encoding LytR/AlgR family response regulator transcription factor encodes MIKAIIIDDERNSRDIIALMLEKYCPEVEITATASDCVDGIEKIREHQPQLVFLDLEMPDGTGFDVLIGTQKEIPFEAVFVTAFEKRFLHTIRFSEVELILKPIDKESLLQAVNTISARIHNNTSKHRYQVLLDNFNKGKNASWQLLIPADNGQEVTVPLPAIEYLEANLEKCTFNLDSGAVIHAERPFRYYADLFTPLRFYQVNNMQMIQLSHISHIANDTGKIVLKSGTALETTERRKKDLLSKL; translated from the coding sequence ATGATAAAAGCAATTATTATAGATGACGAAAGAAACAGCCGCGATATAATAGCCCTGATGCTAGAAAAATATTGCCCCGAAGTAGAGATCACGGCTACTGCGTCTGACTGTGTGGATGGTATTGAAAAGATCCGGGAACACCAGCCCCAACTGGTTTTTCTTGACCTGGAAATGCCTGATGGTACAGGCTTCGATGTATTAATTGGCACCCAGAAAGAAATACCTTTTGAAGCAGTGTTTGTAACTGCTTTTGAAAAACGGTTCCTGCATACCATCCGGTTCAGCGAAGTAGAGCTTATCCTCAAACCTATTGATAAGGAAAGCCTGCTGCAGGCTGTGAACACGATCTCTGCACGTATTCATAATAATACCAGCAAACATCGTTATCAGGTATTGCTGGACAATTTCAACAAGGGGAAAAATGCTTCCTGGCAGTTACTGATCCCAGCCGATAACGGGCAGGAGGTAACGGTACCGCTGCCCGCTATTGAGTACCTGGAAGCCAACCTGGAGAAATGCACGTTTAACCTGGATAGCGGCGCCGTGATCCATGCCGAACGCCCCTTCCGGTATTATGCCGACCTGTTTACCCCACTTCGCTTTTACCAGGTTAATAATATGCAGATGATACAATTATCCCATATCAGTCATATTGCCAATGATACGGGTAAAATTGTGCTCAAAAGCGGTACTGCACTGGAAACTACAGAACGGCGCAAGAAGGATTTGCTGAGTAAATTATAA
- a CDS encoding TetR/AcrR family transcriptional regulator: protein MAEPDHKKIMILEAALKRFKRFGLSKTTMEEIARDLDISKGSLYYYFTDKESIYVAVVENIIATCFQDMSQYLEQDVTILQIMDKYLALKEKMLLEYHFLFGINEWIKETPSTFMRQVIELLQDVEISFLSAWIRKGIATGELSDKYDPDTTAPLLVHVLFGLWVVWCKWQASGFDPYDSKQLKLFMEREKQVLIIFFNGLRYQPTF, encoded by the coding sequence ATGGCAGAACCGGATCATAAGAAAATAATGATACTGGAAGCAGCATTAAAGCGTTTTAAGCGCTTTGGGCTGTCTAAAACTACCATGGAAGAAATAGCCAGGGACCTGGATATTTCAAAAGGCTCTTTGTATTACTATTTTACGGATAAGGAATCCATTTATGTGGCCGTGGTGGAAAACATCATTGCAACCTGTTTTCAGGATATGTCGCAATACCTGGAGCAAGACGTGACCATTCTGCAGATTATGGATAAATACCTGGCATTGAAGGAAAAAATGCTGCTGGAGTACCATTTTCTTTTTGGCATTAATGAATGGATAAAAGAAACGCCTTCCACTTTTATGCGGCAGGTGATTGAGCTATTACAGGATGTGGAAATATCCTTTCTGTCGGCCTGGATCCGCAAGGGCATCGCTACCGGAGAATTATCAGACAAGTATGATCCTGACACTACGGCTCCCCTGCTGGTACATGTACTGTTCGGGCTGTGGGTAGTATGGTGCAAATGGCAGGCATCCGGTTTTGATCCTTATGATAGTAAACAGCTTAAACTGTTTATGGAAAGAGAAAAACAGGTACTGATTATATTTTTTAATGGCTTACGATATCAACCAACTTTTTAA
- a CDS encoding outer membrane beta-barrel protein yields MKKLIVMTALALFGAQFAKAQFSKGDVLLGGNLNVSTSSNKVDGADKKATATSFGISPKVGVALNETWMIGVFAETRFGSSKDVLDVKTKTTAITPGVFVRNYHMIGNSNFAFFGEANAAYNYEQNKKADKKINDVNGFKVAVAPGISYFITKKFMVEGMFGGISYAYDVTKAADGGAKVKGSNFNFDFPKEFKVGVNFIF; encoded by the coding sequence ATGAAAAAGTTGATTGTTATGACCGCACTGGCACTGTTTGGTGCACAGTTTGCAAAAGCTCAGTTTTCAAAAGGTGATGTATTATTAGGTGGTAATCTGAATGTATCTACTTCTTCCAATAAAGTAGATGGCGCAGATAAAAAAGCAACTGCTACCAGTTTTGGCATCAGCCCTAAAGTGGGTGTAGCATTGAATGAAACCTGGATGATCGGTGTTTTTGCTGAAACCAGATTTGGTTCTTCCAAAGATGTACTGGATGTAAAAACCAAGACTACTGCTATTACACCAGGTGTATTTGTTCGTAACTACCACATGATAGGCAACAGTAATTTTGCTTTCTTTGGTGAAGCAAATGCAGCTTATAACTACGAGCAGAACAAAAAAGCCGACAAGAAGATCAATGATGTAAATGGTTTCAAAGTAGCCGTTGCACCTGGTATCAGCTACTTCATTACCAAGAAATTCATGGTAGAAGGTATGTTTGGCGGTATCAGCTATGCTTATGATGTAACTAAGGCTGCTGACGGTGGCGCTAAAGTTAAAGGCAGCAATTTCAACTTTGATTTCCCTAAAGAATTCAAAGTGGGTGTAAACTTTATCTTCTAA
- the rho gene encoding transcription termination factor Rho, translating to MYDILQLNDMLVPELLDIAEKLDVPNAKKLNKQDLIYKILDKQAVMASEDNNPANGEEKRGRKRKPVKKDETPVAEEPAPAEEKPAAKRGKKTTGGKTKEAEPEVNVAPKPKAKDFDIDLDSIPSLTFDDDDDIVLPSFTEDEEPEAAVVAEEEEEDDDDDDFVLPEEPVIPTQKPRFPKKEPAFNIEFDGIIVSEGVLEMMPDGYGFLRSSDYNYLSSPDDIYVSPSQIKLFGLKTGDTVKGAVRPPKEGEKYFALLKVETINNKQPDEVRDRVPFDYLTPLFPFEKLRLTTASNNYSTRIMDLFTPIGKGQRGLIVAQPKVGKTMLLKEVANAIATNHPEIYLMVVLIDERPEEVTDMERSVKAEVIASTFDEPAEKHVKVSAIALQKAKRLVECGHDVVILLDSITRLARAHNTVAPASGKVLSGGVEANAMQKPKQFFGAARKIEHGGSLTILATALIDTGSKMDEVIFEEFKGTGNMELLLDRKLANRRIFPAIDVSASSTRRDDLLVDRDTLKRLHILRNHLGDMNTEESMNFMLQHMRGTKSNEEFLISMNH from the coding sequence ATGTACGACATCTTACAATTGAACGACATGCTCGTTCCGGAGCTGCTTGATATTGCAGAGAAGCTGGATGTTCCCAACGCTAAAAAACTGAACAAACAGGACCTTATCTACAAAATCCTTGATAAACAAGCAGTAATGGCCTCAGAAGATAATAACCCGGCCAACGGCGAAGAAAAAAGAGGACGCAAACGCAAACCTGTAAAGAAAGACGAAACGCCCGTTGCTGAAGAACCAGCACCAGCAGAAGAAAAACCCGCCGCAAAACGTGGCAAAAAAACCACCGGTGGCAAAACCAAAGAAGCAGAACCGGAAGTGAACGTTGCTCCTAAACCCAAAGCAAAAGACTTTGATATAGACCTGGATAGTATCCCTTCCCTTACTTTCGATGATGATGATGATATTGTATTACCATCATTTACAGAAGATGAAGAGCCGGAAGCGGCAGTAGTAGCAGAGGAAGAGGAAGAAGACGATGATGATGATGATTTTGTATTGCCTGAAGAACCGGTAATCCCAACACAAAAACCCCGCTTCCCTAAAAAAGAACCCGCTTTTAATATAGAATTTGATGGTATAATTGTCAGCGAAGGTGTATTGGAAATGATGCCTGATGGATATGGTTTCCTCCGCTCTTCTGACTATAACTATCTCAGTTCCCCGGACGATATTTACGTTTCTCCCTCTCAGATCAAATTGTTTGGTCTTAAAACTGGAGATACGGTAAAAGGGGCAGTACGCCCACCTAAAGAAGGTGAAAAGTATTTCGCTTTACTGAAAGTGGAAACGATTAATAACAAACAGCCGGATGAAGTGCGCGACCGTGTTCCGTTCGATTATCTGACACCGCTGTTCCCTTTCGAAAAATTAAGATTAACTACCGCTTCCAATAACTACTCTACCCGTATCATGGACCTTTTTACCCCTATCGGTAAAGGCCAGCGTGGTCTGATCGTAGCGCAGCCTAAAGTGGGTAAAACCATGTTGCTGAAAGAAGTGGCCAACGCAATTGCTACCAACCACCCGGAAATATACCTGATGGTAGTACTGATTGATGAACGCCCGGAAGAGGTAACTGATATGGAACGTAGCGTAAAAGCGGAAGTAATTGCTTCTACGTTTGATGAACCAGCTGAAAAACACGTAAAGGTTTCTGCTATCGCGCTGCAAAAAGCAAAACGTTTGGTAGAATGCGGCCATGATGTAGTTATCCTGCTCGACTCTATCACCCGTTTGGCAAGAGCACATAATACCGTGGCACCTGCCTCCGGTAAAGTGTTGAGTGGTGGTGTGGAAGCTAATGCCATGCAAAAACCAAAACAGTTCTTTGGGGCTGCCCGTAAGATAGAACATGGTGGTTCCTTAACCATCCTGGCTACTGCTTTGATAGATACCGGTTCCAAAATGGATGAGGTGATCTTTGAAGAGTTTAAAGGTACCGGTAACATGGAGCTCCTGCTGGATCGCAAGCTGGCTAACAGACGTATATTCCCGGCTATTGATGTATCTGCATCCTCTACCCGTCGTGATGATCTGCTGGTAGACAGAGATACCCTGAAAAGGCTGCATATCCTCCGGAATCACCTGGGTGATATGAATACGGAAGAGTCTATGAACTTTATGCTGCAGCATATGCGTGGTACAAAGAGCAATGAAGAATTCCTGATTTCCATGAATCACTAA